The following proteins are encoded in a genomic region of Gossypium hirsutum isolate 1008001.06 chromosome D05, Gossypium_hirsutum_v2.1, whole genome shotgun sequence:
- the LOC107903475 gene encoding uncharacterized protein, with protein sequence MEDTTREPLMDRSTRFQRTISHAQDELHSFRTYLRWMCVDQSNIWTTTLSWFLFIVLGLVVPCLSHFFLACSSCDAKHARPYDWVVQLSLSSVSTMSFVCLTSFVKKYGLKRFLFFDKLCNESEIVRKGYTAKLNRSLKIVSSFVIPCFLAETAYKVWWYASGASQIPFLGIVWLSDSVACFMELCSWLYRTTVFFLVCVLFHLVCNLQVLRIQDFAQVFQVDSDVGSVLSEHLRIRRHLRIISHRYRSFILWCLILVTGSQFTSLLVTLKATSELNIYKAGELLMCSLTLVTGLCILLRSATKITHKAQSVTCLASKWHVCATLDSFDVNDGETPRTPAIHVRQSFPNVGTDGESESEDVGEEEDDLDNNKLIPAYAYSTISYQKRHALVTYFENNRAGITIYGFMLDRSTLHTIFGIELSLVLWLLSKTIGIS encoded by the exons ATGGAAGATACTACTAGGGAACCATTAATGGACCGATCAACCAGGTTCCAAAGAACCATATCCCATGCCCAAGATGAACTACACAGCTTTAGAACATACTTACGTTGGATGTGTGTAGATCAATCCAACATTTGGACAACTACTTTGTCTTGGTTTTTGTTCATCGTTTTAGGACTAGTGGTTCCTTGTTTGTCTCATTTTTTCTTAGCTTGTTCTTCTTGTGATGCTAAACATGCTAGACCTTATGATTGGGTGGTTCAATTGTCTTTGAGCAGTGTTTCGACCATGTCGTTTGTTTGTTTAACTAGTTTTGTGAAGAAATATGGGTTGAAAAGGTTCTTGTTTTTCGACAAGCTTTGTAATGAAAGTGAGATTGTTAGAAAAGGGTATACTGCTAAGCTCAAT agatcgttgaagatcgtATCGTCTTTTGTTATTCCGTGTTTCTTAGCCGAGACGGCATACAAAGTATGGTGGTATGCCTCGGGCGCTTCGCAAATTCCTTTCCTCGGTATCGTCTGGTTGAGCGATAGTGTAGCTTGTTTCATGGAGTTATGCTCATGGCTTTATCGGACCACGGTTTTCTTCCTCGTATGCGTCCTCTTCCACCTCGTTTGTAACCTCCAAGTTCTCCGGATCCAGGACTTCGCGCAGGTTTTCCAAGTTGATTCTGATGTGGGTTCGGTTTTGTCCGAACACCTACGAATCCGGAGGCATTTACGGATCATTAGCCATCGGTATCGTTCATTCATATTATGGTGTTTGATTTTGGTCACAGGTAGCCAATTCACTTCATTGCTTGTAACTTTGAAGGCTACTTCGGAATTGAACATTTACAAAGCTGGAGAACTTCTT ATGTGTTCTTTAACTCTTGTCACCGGACTCTGTATATTATTACGAAGCGCGACGAAAATAACACACAAAGCGCAATCGGTTACGTGCCTTGCTTCAAAATGGCATGTTTGTGCAACCTTAGATTCTTTCGACGTGAACGACGGTGAGACGCCGAGGACACCGGCTATTCATGTCCGCCAATCGTTTCCTAATGTGGGAACCGATGGTGAATCGGAGAGTGAAGATGTCGGGGAAGAAGAAGATGACTTGGATAACAATAAGTTGATCCCAGCTTATGCTTATAGTACCATTTCATACCAGAAAAGACACGCTCTAG TGACATATTTTGAGAACAACAGAGCTGGGATTACAATCTATGGGTTCATGTTAGATAGGAGCACTCTTCACACCATTTTTGGCATTGAATTATCTCTTGTTCTATGGTTGCTTTCCAAGACCATTGGTATTTCTTGA